GTTTTCATATCTCCTGATCTCTCACTCTTCAAAATAGTACCTACGGGTATTTTTTGTCCTCAGTTATGGGAAGTAATCTTGAGTCTTCCAGTGCGGCTGATCTATGTCCGGCAGTTTTCAGATAATCTTTATTCTGGGAAAATTCTATAAACTTCGCGACGGACTGATGTTCAACTAACAATACCGCATCCCACTTCTCGGATTCAGGGTCAATCAGAAAGTTGTTACTCTTTCCGTAGAAGATAATTTTACTGCCAGCCTTTTCTAACTCGGGTAAAGTACAATCCATATAAAGCTGGTACGCCTCTTCGCCGGAAATATTCTGGTTAGGTTTCAGTGATTCCAAATTTGTGTAGTCCGCCTGGAGCTTGAACCGCAGCAGATTCATCATTACCACTTTCCCCTTGTCATGGAAGGTCTGATAAAATCTCTTCCCTGCTTCTGAAGTAGCATCTAGATATTTTCTCATATTATCCCTCTGTACCAACTATTAATTTTCCCCTTTCACTTATCAACTAAATGAAAAATGTGTAGTACGGTTCATTGTTAGCTAGCCGATGGGCTAGTAAAGCTGCTTCACGAGCATGGTAATCACCCCACATGCTAGACTCACCGTTAGCGACTTTGCTGCCTTCGGGCACATAATCCCAGCCGTTGGGTTGGTGGTAAATGGAGTGCAAAATTAACCCCTGATGATCAGCATTGGCACTCAAATATGGTTCGCGGAATAATGTATCTAGTACAGTAAGTCCGGCCTGAAAATACTTTTTACCACTTTCGTCTTTGCCTTTGCTCTGTAAATATTTTCCTAACCTTAATAGTCCCTGCGAAGCAATGGCAGCCGCTGAGCTATCAATCGGTTCGTAATCATTGTACGGATCAGACGGATTGTCCAGATAATCACCTAGCTGATGAAGGTTGGGGGCACCTGTATCCCAGTAAGGGATGCCATCAGTGGGCGAATATTCTATGTAAAAATCGCAGGTAGCTTCGGCAGCTTTTAACATGAAGCTTTCAATTTCAGCACGCTCGCCGTAACCGTTTAGTTCTTCGTCGCTGAGTGTCTCTAGAAATTCCAGTTCTTCAGCAAAGCCGCACATGGCCCAGGCCAAACCTCGGGTCCAAGTGGAGAATCCGGTGTAACCCTGTTGAGAATTGGGGCAGCGATAGTTACCATCTTTGGTATTAAAAACACACTCATGCGCCGCTCGGCCGCGAATATCATAGGTGTCGCGCCCCTCGCCGTAGAAGACGGAATAGTCAGCGGTAGCTTTCAGGTGCTGCAATGCCCGATGCAGCAGATTGATCTTCACATCGTTTTCGGTTTGCAGTACGTGACCTAACTGATGCGCCACCATCAGCGCCCGACACGAGCGGATAGTATCTACAAACAGCGAGTGCGGCCCGTTGAAAGAATGGATAAACCCTCCGCCTTTGGTCTTCGTCCAG
This region of Tunicatimonas pelagia genomic DNA includes:
- a CDS encoding glycoside hydrolase family 88 protein — encoded protein: MLKINHQLTPESLQPLLDTFWELSGQKILHIENHYDATKGSPVFTVKGKYTTRGWTEWTQGFQYGSAILQFDATGDEQFLTIGRDKTVEVMATHVSHIGVHDHGFNNVSTYGNLHRLMREGKTAQNDWEQHFYEMALKASGAAQATRWTKTKGGGFIHSFNGPHSLFVDTIRSCRALMVAHQLGHVLQTENDVKINLLHRALQHLKATADYSVFYGEGRDTYDIRGRAAHECVFNTKDGNYRCPNSQQGYTGFSTWTRGLAWAMCGFAEELEFLETLSDEELNGYGERAEIESFMLKAAEATCDFYIEYSPTDGIPYWDTGAPNLHQLGDYLDNPSDPYNDYEPIDSSAAAIASQGLLRLGKYLQSKGKDESGKKYFQAGLTVLDTLFREPYLSANADHQGLILHSIYHQPNGWDYVPEGSKVANGESSMWGDYHAREAALLAHRLANNEPYYTFFI
- a CDS encoding DUF1330 domain-containing protein, which encodes MRKYLDATSEAGKRFYQTFHDKGKVVMMNLLRFKLQADYTNLESLKPNQNISGEEAYQLYMDCTLPELEKAGSKIIFYGKSNNFLIDPESEKWDAVLLVEHQSVAKFIEFSQNKDYLKTAGHRSAALEDSRLLPITEDKKYP